Within Desulfobotulus mexicanus, the genomic segment TGAGGTCGTTACCGTTCATGCGGACCACAACGGGATAATCTGACCCTACGGTTTTTCTGATGGCTGAGAAAATTTCCATGGCAAAACGGCAGCGGTTTTCAAAGGGACCACCGTATTCGTCTTCCCGTTTATTGGTCAAAGGAGAAAGGAATTCGCTGATTAGATAGCCCGTGCCGCTCAGGATTTCCACGCCGTCAAAACCGGCAGCCTTCACACGGCCTGCGGCAGCAGCAAAATCCGCGACAGTCTGATCAATGTCTTCCTTTGTCATTTCCCTTGGAACTTCACGGGTGAGATTGGAAGCAATGGCAGACGGTGCAACGGGCTGTTTACCATTGAGCAGCATGGAATGGTTGTAACGGCCTGCATGGTTGAGCTGAACCAGAGCACGACAATCATGCTGTTTTATGGCATCGGCCATTTTTTTAAGGCCGGGAATGTGGGCATCCTCGTGGGCACCGATGTGGGTGACGTTGGCGGAAAGTTCATTAACGGAAGCGTAACCCACGCAGATGGCACCGGCACCACCTCTGGCCCTTTCCTCATAAAAGGCCGTAACCTGATCGGATACTTCATAATTTTCACACATACCAAGGTGCATGGCAGGCATATAAATACGGTTTTTTACCGTCATGCTGCCGATCTGGATGGGCTGGAACAGGGGATCGATTCCCCGAATCTGGGTGGTCATACTGCCTCCTTTAATCTGGTTGCATACGAACATTTTTTATATTTTTATGTTTTTGAAAAGAGCCTGCAAATAAAAGATTTTTATATCCAATCAGCCATAAGGCCCCATGAATAATAACTTGTGTACTAACTAAATCCTATTTTAGAATCTTCGTCAAGTTTTTACTTATAAAAAAAGTGTAAATTCCCGTCAAATTTACGATTGCTAACAGCCATCTCTGCCAGACAGCGGCAAAGGAACCCAGCCTGTTTACCTGCGACGCAGTCCGGCACTCAAACTAAAAAACAGGCCCTTTAGGGGAGCAAAAATGCCTAAGGATCCTGAACGCCGGATTCGGGAGCTTTATGGCATGGGAAGCACCAGAAAGTACATTTCCCCTGCATGCTGCAGATGGCCTGCGGCAATTTCAGCGTACCTGTCATTACCAAAGAAAATATCTGCCCTGCCACTGCCCCGTATGGCCCCTCCCGTATCCTGAGCTGCCATGAACCGGGAAAAGGGCTGCCAGTTTGCAATGCTGCCATCGGCATAGATGACGGGCTTTTCTGCTTCTACGAAAACCGGAGCGCCATCTGGAAAAATTCTTCGGTCCACAGCCACAGACCGCCCCGGCGTCAGGGGGAAGCCCAGAGCACCAATGGGCCCGTCCGGAACCGTGTGGAAAAATACATAGGAGGGATTATAGCTTAAAATTTCCCTCTGCTCTTCGGGATTTTCCATAAGATACTGCCGTATCCGCTGCATGGACATTTCTTCTCTTGGAACTTTGCCCGTACGGATAAGGTGGGTGCCAACGGAGCGGTAGGCCCTGCCATTCTGCCCCCTGTAATGCACACGGATAAAACCACCCTCCTCCAGATACACAATGCCCGATCCCTGTACCTGAAGGAAAAATTTGTCTATGGGGCAGGAAAGATAGGCAACCACAGGGGCTTTTCCATTCAGAGCTCCTTTGTAGACAATGGCATCCCTGTCCGGATAGGGTTCAAAGGTACTTCCAGTCCACCGGCCCCGGATGCGCTTGCCCTGATATTCCTGACCAAAGGGGGAAAGATCCACCTCAACAAGATCTTCGGGCATGCCATGCAAAGGAACATTGAACCCTTCCCTTTGGGAAAGGCTGCCCTTCAAAAGGGGTTCATAATACCCCGTAAAAAGAACTTTTCCTTCGGGCCTTGAATCACTCCCCGGAGGAGGCGTACCTGCGGCCCGGTACACAAGAAATTTCTCCCTTATGGCCCGGTTAAGGGTTTCTCGGTCAGGACGGGTGTGGACAAGGGCCATGAGTTCACGGGTTGTTGCTATCATGTGACTGGCCGGATACACATCCTCACCAAAACGAACAGGCCTGTCCGGGGAAATCCTCCTGTAGAATTCAAGACTTTTATAGAGGACTGCCAGCATGCCCTCATACTGAAGATCATCACTGAAAACCGGGTAGGCTTCCGGACTGAGCCGGATCAGGGGACGATGAGTTTCCGGCTGTGCGGCTTCCGGGTCCGGCAGGGGTGGTCTTTTGCCCGAGCATGCGCTTAAGGCAAGAATCAAAATCAGAAAAAAAACAAATGACAATCCGGAATGCAGCACCTCCCTTTTTTCTTTAATGGAAAGGTTTGATCTGCGGGCATCTCTGTCTGCTGGAAAAAAAGGGGTATTCATCGCTGCTTTACTCCTGATGGATGATATAAAAAAATCTTCTGCATACTCTTCTCTGATACTCCTTCCCACATTAGAATTCCTGACTATTTTCTGAAGATCTTTATCTATAAATTCAAGATCTTGACTCCAGCCTACCTCGTCGTGAATGTGGGGAGGGGGAGAACAAAAGAGCCAAAGACTCTTAAAACACCTCTCTACGACCTCTTGCAACAAGCCGTCTAATCATTTTAAACCTTATCTGTTTTTGCCATTCATGCTTATATCAAAATATCCTGAAACTGCATAATCTGAAAGGGGGAAATTGATCGTTTGGAGGCTTTGGTGACTGTGGGAAGTTCTTTTGTTTTTGTGGATTTTTGTTGTTTCTGATCCAGGCTGAGTTTAACAGTGTACAGGAGACTATTGCTGACCTTTCCCTGATAAGTTTTGAGCTGGTAAAGGATTGTCACTGGGGGGATCTGGACATGACTCTGCACATCTATGGAGCCGGAGGCCCTGAGACAGAATACCCGGTGTATGAAGCCAGAATAGATACGGAGTTTTTCTGGCAGAAGGGAGCTTTGGCAGAGTTGTCAGCTGTAAGAAGCTGGTTTCATTATTCTCCTGTAGTCTTGTCGAAGAGATTTGCAGACGCAATATCCCGGTAGTCTGCAACAGGGGAGACAGTACGGAGACTTACATTGATCTGGAAAATCTCGGAGAAGGGGTACTGCTGCCTATGCTTCGGTAAGAGGCAGGATGGCAAAGACTTTTACCGAAGCCTGTAGGCAAGGCAGGTTTTTGTAAGAACAAGGCAATATCTGAAGACAGCCTCTTTTACAGGGGCTGTCTTAGTCTTTTTTCAATCTCTGCTTTCCTCTTTTCTTTTTTGCAAGAGTCACACTCTCTCACACCGAAGCCACAAAATAACCCTCAAAGCCTTCACCGGATGTAAGACACACTCTGGGCTGTCTCTGGCTGCATGTAGTTAAAAAAGCAAAGCAAGAAGGCTTAATGCCTGGTAGCATCATCTTCCATAAGCAGATCCAGACCCTT encodes:
- the mltA gene encoding murein transglycosylase A; translated protein: MNTPFFPADRDARRSNLSIKEKREVLHSGLSFVFFLILILALSACSGKRPPLPDPEAAQPETHRPLIRLSPEAYPVFSDDLQYEGMLAVLYKSLEFYRRISPDRPVRFGEDVYPASHMIATTRELMALVHTRPDRETLNRAIREKFLVYRAAGTPPPGSDSRPEGKVLFTGYYEPLLKGSLSQREGFNVPLHGMPEDLVEVDLSPFGQEYQGKRIRGRWTGSTFEPYPDRDAIVYKGALNGKAPVVAYLSCPIDKFFLQVQGSGIVYLEEGGFIRVHYRGQNGRAYRSVGTHLIRTGKVPREEMSMQRIRQYLMENPEEQREILSYNPSYVFFHTVPDGPIGALGFPLTPGRSVAVDRRIFPDGAPVFVEAEKPVIYADGSIANWQPFSRFMAAQDTGGAIRGSGRADIFFGNDRYAEIAAGHLQHAGEMYFLVLPMP